The proteins below are encoded in one region of Gadus macrocephalus chromosome 14, ASM3116895v1:
- the ddx28 gene encoding probable ATP-dependent RNA helicase DDX28, producing MHSTKVSHVALVAHNALLPRNVSFVNALHRFRDYGGNGPTRFGHSSAPTNETVVIRIPQHMQRRIENAKELRGKKKIPTIRAGKLLIQSKNTEHNQSAGYAFGKFEQTTLSSKGWKHNKSFGDYFIINNTKSVAPFVTEGQQEESVKEGNAIEFGQLRINKELVQTLNMANITHPTTVQLQTIPKVLKGNNILCAAETGSGKTLSYLLPIVHKLQLDKSSEDYIENTRTLGCLIVVPSRELAEQVASVSRFLCTPFHMLTKTVGGGRGIGPIKTVFRKGPADILVATPGALIKALRRRYLDLSTLSFLVVDEADTMFDPSFSGMLESILLQTNIARAPSETKGPGSKAQLLVVGATFPGGVAEVLAQVTDLGSMVTVKSKNLHLLMPHVKQTFLKVKGCDKLLELQQVLKELQHETRGEEVGAGVVVFCNKASTVNWLGYALEELRVKHLRLQGEMPSAVRTGIFRSFQKGTVDLLICTDIASRGLDTSRVRLVVNYDCPESHMDYIHRAGRVGRAGGVEEGEVLSFVTHPWDVELVQAIETSARRRSALPGMKSAISKPKAVVEESQE from the coding sequence atgcactCCACGAAGGTCAGTCATGTGGCTTTGGTCGCGCACAACGCTTTACTACCGAGAAATGTTTCATTTGTCAACGCTTTGCATCGGTTTCGGGATTATGGTGGTAACGGTCCAACCCGCTTTGGTCACTCTTCGGCCCCCACAAACGAGACTGTTGTCATCCGCATACCTCAACATATGCAGAGGCGCATTGAAAACGCGAAAGAGCTtcggggtaaaaaaaaaatccccactaTCAGAGCTGGCAAGCTGCTCATCCAGAGCAAGAACACCGAACACAATCAGTCTGCGGGGTATGCATTCGGGAAGTTTGAACAGACCACCCTTTCCTCTAAAGGCTGGAAACACAACAAATCGTTTGGGGACTACTTCATCATAAACAACACTAAGAGTGTCGCTCCGTTCGTTACTGAAGGCCAGCAGGAGGAAAGCGTCAAAGAGGGAAACGCCATTGAGTTTGGTCAACTCCGCATCAACAAGGAGCTGGTGCAAACTCTAAACATGGCCAATATCACCCACCCCACGACAGTGCAACTACAGACTATCCCTAAAGTCCTGAAGGGTAATAACATTTTGTGTGCTGCAGAGACGGGTAGCGGCAAAACACTGAGTTATCTCCTGCCCATTGTACACAAACTGCAATTAGATAAATCCTCTGAGGATTACATAGAGAATACCCGTACTCTCGGATGTTTGATCGTCGTGCCTTCCAGAGAGTTGGCCGAACAAGTGGCATCGGTGTCCCGGTTCCTGTGCACCCCGTTCCACATGTTGACCAAAACTGTGGGGGGAGGGCGAGGAATCGGCCCCATCAAGACGGTTTTCAGGAAGGGCCCTGCAGATATTTTGGTGGCCACCCCGGGAGCTCTTATCAAAGCCCTGCGGAGACGGTACCTGGACCTTAGCACTTTGAGCTTCCTGGTGGTGGACGAGGCAGACACCATGTTCGACCCCAGTTTCTCCGGCATGCTGGAGAGCATCCTGCTGCAAACTAACATCGCCCGGGCCCCTTCGGAGACCAAGGGCCCCGGGAGCAAAGCCCAGCTGCTGGTGGTCGGGGCAACCTTTCCAGGGGGGGTGGCAGAGGTTCTGGCGCAGGTGACGGACCTCGGTAGCATGGTGACGGTAAAAAGCAAGAACTTACACCTGCTCATGCCCCACGTCAAGCAGACCTTCCTGAAGGTGAAGGGTTGTGACAAGCTGTTGGAGCTTCAGCAGGTTCTGAAGGAGTTGCAGCATGAGACCCGTGGAGAAGAAGTGGGTGCCGGTGTCGTGGTGTTCTGCAACAAGGCGTCCACAGTGAACTGGCTGGGCTACGCCCTGGAAGAGCTCCGGGTCAAGCACCTGCGTCTCCAGGGGGAGATGCCTTCTGCGGTCAGGACCGGGATATTCCGTTCTTTCCAGAAGGGGACCGTGGACCTCCTCATCTGCACGGACATCGCCTCACGAGGCCTGGACACCTCCCGGGTCCGGCTGGTCGTCAACTACGACTGCCCGGAGTCGCATATGGACTACATCCACCGTGCGGGGAGGGTGGGGCGGGCAGGCGGAGTGGAGGAAGGGGAAGTGCTGAGCTTTGTCACCCATCCGTGGGACGTGGAGCTGGTGCAGGCGATCGAAACCTCGGCGCGGAGGAGAAGCGCTTTGCCCGGCATGAAGTCAGCCATTTCCAAGCCCAAAGCTGTAGTGGAGGAGTCCCAGGAGTAG